Within Candidatus Woesearchaeota archaeon, the genomic segment CTCCTTGCAGATAGATTTCATGATAGCACGACTGCGTATCAAGGTTTTGGTAGGGAGTTGGAATTTGAGGCTATTGAACACTTTAAAAAAAAGTATGTCGATCCATTAAATATCGTAAGAACTTATTTAATAGATATTTCAATTGAAGAAATGGTCAGACGTAAAAACTTGACGAATGAAGAAGCTGATAGGATTGAATCCTCAGGACTTGAATTTTATAAACGAGTAAAGAACGGATATTATGAAATTGCAAAAAATGATTCTGACAGAGTAAAGATAATTAAAACTGATGAATCCCTAAAGGGTATGAAGAGTATTGATTACGTTTTTTGTCAGATTAAATCGGATTTTGTCAATCTTTTGGAATCTAGGAATGTAATCCAG encodes:
- the tmk gene encoding dTMP kinase, which translates into the protein MIITFEGIDFCGKSTAVKLFMDYLSKNNISHDLYREPGGHPISENIRNILLNKKSSGMVPEAELHLFLAQRVQNIKSLIPELSKKYDLLLADRFHDSTTAYQGFGRELEFEAIEHFKKKYVDPLNIVRTYLIDISIEEMVRRKNLTNEEADRIESSGLEFYKRVKNGYYEIAKNDSDRVKIIKTDESLKGMKSIDYVFCQIKSDFVNLLESRNVIQKAI